The DNA sequence TCTCCGCGATCACGGCATCCGGTGCGCGGCCTATGTCGGGGGCGGACCCGAGGACGAGGTGGCCGAGAAGCGCTCGGTGCTCGAGTCGTTCCTGGCCAACGACATCAAGTGCATCGTCGCCACCTCGGCGCTCGGCATGGGCTACGACAAGCCCGACGTGGGGTTCGTGGTGCACTTCCAGATGCCGCAGAGCCCGATCGCCTACTACCAGCAGGTGGGTCGGGCCGGCCGTGCGCTCGCCGAGAGCTACGCGATCCTGCTCAGCGGTTCGGAGGACCGCGAGATCCAGGACTGGTTCATCGGCCAGGCCTTCCCGGGCGAGGACGAGGTCGACGCGATCCTGGCCGCCGTCGAAGGCGCCGAGGAACCGGTCCGCCGTGGCCAGCTCGCCGCACGCGTGAACATCGCCACCGGCCGCCTCGACAACCTGATGGTGCAGCTCGAGGTCGAGGGCATCGTGGGCAAGGTCGGCACCGGCTGGATACGCACCGCCACGCCGTGGGTCTACCCCCACGAGCGGGTCGATCAGGTCAACGCATGGCGCCGGGCCGAGCAGGCGGCGATGGAGGAGTACCAGCGCATCGACGGCTGTCGCATGCAGTATCTGCGCAGCCAGCTCGACGACCCCGCCGACGGACCCTGCGGCATCTGCGACAACTGCCGCGCCGAACGCTTCGGCGTCGACCCGGCCGCCGAGCTCGTGCGCGAAGCCGACGACGTCATGCTGCTCGACCACGTCGAGATCGGCCCCCGCAAGGCCTGGCCGCCGATGCTCGACGAGGTGTCGGGTCGGATCCCGGCCGACGAGCAGGCCGACCCGGGCTGGTGTCTCACCCGCATGGGCCCGGCCGGCTGGGGCCCCGCCGTGAGCCAGGCGCTCGCCGACGGACAGGTCGACGACGCGCTGATCGACGCGTTGGCCGACATGTGCAGGACCCGCGTCGACCCGCGGCCCGACCGGGTTGCGTTCGTGCCCTCACAGCGTCGTCCCGATCTGGTGGCGGCGTTGGCCGAGGGTCTCGGTGAGCGACTCGGCCTGCCGGTCGTCGATGTGATCAGCCGACGGCGTCTGGCCGAGCCCCAGGCCGACATGCGCAACTCGGCATCCCAGGTCCGAAACGTGTGGGACGTGTTCGCGGTCGAGGGTGCGCAGCAGGGATCCTGCCTCCTGGTCGACGATCTGATCGACAGCAAGTGGACGGTCACCGTCGTGGCCCGCGCCCTTCGCCGAGCGGGTTGTGCGCAGGTCGTCCCCGTCGCCCTCGCCACGACGGGGCAGTAGCCGGTCGCGCCAAACCGATTGCAGGGCGGGGTGACCCATGCGACGCTCTGGCATGAGTTCGATCGATGTCACCGGCCCCGCCTTTCTCGCGATGGCCCATCGCATCGTGTGGAGCACCGTCGCCACCGCCGACACCGGAAATGGACTGCGGACCCGGGTCCTCCACCCGATATGGGAGTGGGACGGCACGAGGCTCACCGGCTGGATCGCCACGTCGCCCACCGAGGTCAAGACCCGGGCGCTCGTCGCCGACCCGAGGGTGTCGCTCACCTATTGGGACCACACGCAAGACACGTGCACGGCCGACTGCCACGCCGAATGGATCGACGACAGCGAGTGCGAGGCACTGTGGAATCGGTTCGCCGACGCCCCTGCGCCGGTCGGCTACGACCCGGCGATCATTCCGCCGTGGGCCGACGGGCCGCAGTCACCGGCGTTCTCGGGATGGAAGCTCGATCCGTTCCGTCTGCGGGTGATGCCCGGCTCGCTCATGACCGCGGGGCAGGGTTCATTGCTCACCTGGCGCGCCTGATCCCCGACGTTGAGCGATGAGCCAGGTGATCCGCGGCCACGATGTGGCGTAGTGGATCACCGCGAGACCGCCGAAGACGTACGCGAACGATGGTCGGGCTGTCGCCAGGCCGGCGAAGCCGAACGCGAGGATCAATAGTTCGACCACCAGGCGAGTGGTTCCGGCCACCACAACGGGAGCCCGGCCCGATCGACTCGGATCGCCGATCACGTTGAAGGTGCCCCATGATGCCATCGCGACCACGGGCGCGATGATCACGGCCGCCCAGCGGGCCGCCCGTAGGTCGACGACGTCGGACACGGCGAACCAGGCGCCGGCGCCGATGCCGACGAACGCGACGATCTCCAGCCCGAATCGAAGCGCGAGGTTCCATCCCGGCATGGTCGGGAGATGCACCGCAGGTGCTACTCGACGGCAGCGGCGAGGCGGTCGAGGGTTTCGGTCATGGTCTCCTGGTTGCGCACGGCCCGGTCCTCGATCCCGGAGATCTCCACCGTCGCCGGCCGCATCTCCTCGGGAATGAGGTTGCTGGTCGACTCGGTGATCCGGCAGCCGCCGTCGGTGGGCTCGATGTCGTAGCCCCACTTGGCGAAGACGAACCCGTTCATGTCGCAGTCGAAGTGGAAGCGTTCGTTCTCCACCAGGTCGACGACGGTGGCGGTGGTGGTCCACTCCATTTCGCCATGGCGGTTGTGGCCGACGAACCGGGCACCGACGGCGGGCCCGTCGGAGCCCTCGGCCCATTCGCCCTTCACCGTTTCGGGTGACCACTCGCCCATGCGGGTGACGTCGGTGATGGCGGCATAGACCGCGGCGGGCGAGGCGGCGATGTCACGGCTGACCTGGAGTTCGAAAGACATGGCGCCACGCTAGACGGCGAGGCCGGGCGAGCGCCCGCCCAGGACACTGTCTGCCGAGGTCAGTGCCCGTCTACAACAGGGCCCGCTCGACGAGTTCGCGCAGGAGCCGTCGCCACTGGAGGGTCACGTTGTCGTCGGTGGCGTGGAGTTCCGCGGTCACGTCGGTCGGGATCGCACCGGGGCGCTGCGACTCGACGATGGGCCGATCCGACTCGACCATGTCGAGCTGAAACTGCACGAACTCCGAGTCGGGCTGCTCGAATCCATAGTTGCGGGCGACGTGCCAGAACGTGCGGGTCGTGTGACCGTCGAGGGGGGACGCCGCCAGGAAAACGGCGTACGCGCGGCCCCCGGGCAGCTCCTGGTGCAGCTGGGCCGCCAGCGGTGGATAGCCGCGATAGTGCATTGTCGACATGACCCGCCCGTCGTCGGTGGGCTGGTCGTCGTCGGCCGGCCCGCCCGTCTTCTCCGGGTCGTCCCGGGGCTCGGGGCGGGGCTGACGGACCCTGACCTCGTCGCCCTCCCGCCACACCTCCTGATTGGACACCTCGGGGAACTCGCGGTCGCCCTTCGTGCCGGGATGAACCCATGCGAAGTGGGCGAAGTCGAGGAAGTTCTCGAGCCGGCGCGACGCGTGACAGTCCCAGTCGTAGGACGGGCAGACGATCGTGTGGAAGGTGTCGTCATCGAATTCGGGAAACGAGGGAAGCGGGGCGACCGGCTCCTCGAGCGCCACCCAGATGAGGCCGATGTGCGCCACGCACTGGTGGGCGGTGAAGCAGGCGACCCCGCTGTCGGCCTTTCGCACGACCGCGATCGGTTGCCCGAGCAGCGTGGTGCCGTACGGCGTCGTCCCGACCTCGCAGGCCCGGGCCACCGGGTGCCAGGAGCGGCGGAGCAGGCCGTCGAACTCGTCGGGCGCGGTGTCGGGGATCGTGCTGCACCCTCCGCGGGCATGTTCGCTCCGGCAGTCAGTCGCCGTCGGCGGTGAGCGCGTCGTGGAGGTCGACCTCGTTGATCGGCCCGGGCTCGGTGGTGGCCATGAAGTCGCACAGGACTTCGACGAACCGTTCGGGGTCCTCGGCGTGGGGGAAGTGGCCGACGCCGTCGAGGATCTCGAGGCGCGAGCCGGGGATCGCCTCGTGCGCAGTGTGGGCATGGGCGACGGGGATGATGTTGTCGTGATCACCCCACACGATGAGCGTGGGAAGGTTGCCGGCGAGGTAGAGACGGTCGAGGGCGCTGACCGTCTGGCCGCCGGGTTCGATCACGCCGCGCATGGTGCGCACGAACGCCTTGCGGTTCTCCGCGCCGGCCAGCGACGAGTAGGCCCGCCACATCTCGCTGATCAGCGGTGATCGAAGGCCACGCTGATGAAGGAACCCGCCGACCGCATTGCCGGCACCGGCGACGAACTTGGGGAAGACGAGCGGCATGAGTTGCTCGGCGCCGGGCAACGCGCAGAGGCGGAGCATCCAGCTGACTTCCCGACCGAGTCCACCCGAGCCGACCAGCACGAGCCGGTCGCACAGTTCGGGGTGCTGGTAGGCGAGTTGCATCGCCAC is a window from the Acidimicrobiales bacterium genome containing:
- a CDS encoding RecQ family ATP-dependent DNA helicase translates to MLTPAEALEIWVAAHGPLDDAQTASFLARAEVAEFARMDARVVAAAIESTPKLDAALDQARHRLSQAARGPDGMEPDLPTDDFETEAQRHLRALTQRDDADFRDGQLAAIHALVVEHRRTLVVQRTGWGKSAVYFVATRMLRDRGKGPTLLVSPLIALMDNQVQAAARMGLRAAIVNSTNRDEWDDIKDQLERDELDLLLIAEQRLSNPRFRDDFLPQIGTRIGLVVVDEVHCISDWGHDFRPHYRRIGSFLSGLPPTLPVIGCTATANDRVVADVERQLGEDILTIRGGLAREGLRLEVHTDKRRPDARLAWLAENVPDLPGSGIVYCLTRRDVEVVAAFLRDHGIRCAAYVGGGPEDEVAEKRSVLESFLANDIKCIVATSALGMGYDKPDVGFVVHFQMPQSPIAYYQQVGRAGRALAESYAILLSGSEDREIQDWFIGQAFPGEDEVDAILAAVEGAEEPVRRGQLAARVNIATGRLDNLMVQLEVEGIVGKVGTGWIRTATPWVYPHERVDQVNAWRRAEQAAMEEYQRIDGCRMQYLRSQLDDPADGPCGICDNCRAERFGVDPAAELVREADDVMLLDHVEIGPRKAWPPMLDEVSGRIPADEQADPGWCLTRMGPAGWGPAVSQALADGQVDDALIDALADMCRTRVDPRPDRVAFVPSQRRPDLVAALAEGLGERLGLPVVDVISRRRLAEPQADMRNSASQVRNVWDVFAVEGAQQGSCLLVDDLIDSKWTVTVVARALRRAGCAQVVPVALATTGQ
- a CDS encoding pyridoxamine 5'-phosphate oxidase family protein, producing MSSIDVTGPAFLAMAHRIVWSTVATADTGNGLRTRVLHPIWEWDGTRLTGWIATSPTEVKTRALVADPRVSLTYWDHTQDTCTADCHAEWIDDSECEALWNRFADAPAPVGYDPAIIPPWADGPQSPAFSGWKLDPFRLRVMPGSLMTAGQGSLLTWRA
- a CDS encoding YrdB family protein; translated protein: MHLPTMPGWNLALRFGLEIVAFVGIGAGAWFAVSDVVDLRAARWAAVIIAPVVAMASWGTFNVIGDPSRSGRAPVVVAGTTRLVVELLILAFGFAGLATARPSFAYVFGGLAVIHYATSWPRITWLIAQRRGSGAPGEQ
- a CDS encoding SRPBCC family protein translates to MSFELQVSRDIAASPAAVYAAITDVTRMGEWSPETVKGEWAEGSDGPAVGARFVGHNRHGEMEWTTTATVVDLVENERFHFDCDMNGFVFAKWGYDIEPTDGGCRITESTSNLIPEEMRPATVEISGIEDRAVRNQETMTETLDRLAAAVE
- a CDS encoding alpha/beta fold hydrolase; protein product: MTTVPLSTVKIHGHEVRYRRAGPLAAVDGKRKVGAEPILLIHGLAGSSLTWQPVMTRLAEYYDVIAPDLLGHGESAKPMGDYSLGAMASGLRDLLAILDVPRVTVIGQSFGGGVAMQLAYQHPELCDRLVLVGSGGLGREVSWMLRLCALPGAEQLMPLVFPKFVAGAGNAVGGFLHQRGLRSPLISEMWRAYSSLAGAENRKAFVRTMRGVIEPGGQTVSALDRLYLAGNLPTLIVWGDHDNIIPVAHAHTAHEAIPGSRLEILDGVGHFPHAEDPERFVEVLCDFMATTEPGPINEVDLHDALTADGD